The following are encoded in a window of Amphibacillus xylanus NBRC 15112 genomic DNA:
- a CDS encoding Gfo/Idh/MocA family protein, whose amino-acid sequence MIRFGVIGTNWITDRFLEAAGLVEDVKLTAVYSRSLDRAKAFATKHQAEYTFSDLQEFASSDQFDAVYIASPTSFHAEQAILCMENGKHAFVEKPFASNQREVEKMIEVSRKHQVLLMEGMKTTLLPNFNLLREQINEIGPVRRFVANFCQYSSRYDRYKEGEVANAFKPEFSNGALMDIGVYTVYPMVTLFGMPDQVSANVIMLDSGVDGLGTMEIKYPELTADLMFSKITNSYIPSEIQGENGSIVIDKWSDMQRLTKIDRDGNTTDISVNQEKNTMYYEINHFVELIKSGQLESPINSFEHSLNTIKVLDQARRSVGLVFPADKA is encoded by the coding sequence ATGATTCGTTTTGGAGTAATCGGGACAAATTGGATAACTGATCGTTTTTTAGAGGCTGCGGGCTTAGTTGAGGATGTTAAGTTAACCGCAGTATATTCAAGATCATTAGATCGTGCTAAAGCGTTCGCAACTAAGCATCAGGCAGAATATACTTTTTCTGATTTACAAGAGTTTGCAAGCAGTGACCAGTTTGATGCCGTCTATATTGCCAGTCCGACCTCATTCCATGCAGAACAGGCGATCCTTTGTATGGAAAATGGTAAGCACGCTTTTGTTGAAAAACCTTTTGCATCTAATCAACGTGAAGTAGAAAAGATGATTGAAGTCTCCCGGAAGCATCAAGTGCTGTTGATGGAAGGAATGAAGACGACTTTATTACCTAATTTTAATCTTTTAAGAGAACAGATAAATGAAATTGGACCTGTCCGCCGATTTGTCGCGAATTTTTGCCAGTACTCTTCTCGATACGATCGCTACAAAGAAGGTGAGGTAGCAAATGCATTTAAACCTGAATTTTCAAATGGTGCATTAATGGATATTGGCGTTTATACAGTTTACCCAATGGTCACATTATTCGGTATGCCGGACCAGGTTTCAGCAAATGTGATTATGCTGGATTCAGGGGTTGATGGCTTAGGCACGATGGAGATTAAGTATCCTGAGCTGACTGCTGATTTAATGTTCTCTAAAATTACAAATTCTTATATACCGTCAGAAATTCAAGGTGAGAATGGATCAATCGTGATTGATAAATGGAGCGACATGCAACGACTAACAAAAATTGATCGCGATGGAAACACGACAGACATTTCTGTTAATCAGGAAAAAAATACGATGTACTATGAGATCAATCATTTTGTTGAGTTAATTAAGAGTGGACAATTAGAAAGTCCAATTAACTCATTTGAGCATTCGCTTAATACAATCAAAGTACTTGATCAAGCTCGAAGATCAGTTGGATTAGTTTTCCCAGCCGATAAGGCTTAA
- a CDS encoding DUF3048 domain-containing protein: MKKRYLLSFIVLILLFTACSKKDVEESSQELDQDEIEEVIEPEPEEEEPAFTYPLTGEATDEASLNRIISVMVNNHPAARPQTGLSQADIVYEILAEGQTTRFLAMFHSEKPEIVGPVRSARPYYFKIADDYDALYVYHGAANFIEDMLKAGAADHLNGSYYDNDGHLFKRESFRKAPHNSYLIFDSVAEVAQGKGYEVEFEHTPHTFLSEEEIEQLSGDRATEVIFYYGKEDVRYRYDHVAGIYTRYNGDEQTVELNDQTPIQLSNIFIIETDHKIVDDEGRREIDLETGGNAYLLQKGLIHKLEWQNVDGYLLPMKDGQVVPYVPGKTWVNVIPTSPGLEGVSVTE; the protein is encoded by the coding sequence ATGAAGAAAAGATATTTACTCAGTTTTATCGTACTTATTTTACTTTTTACGGCCTGTTCAAAGAAAGACGTTGAAGAGTCAAGTCAAGAATTAGATCAAGATGAGATAGAAGAAGTAATTGAACCAGAGCCAGAGGAAGAGGAGCCAGCCTTTACCTATCCATTAACTGGTGAAGCCACGGATGAAGCGAGTCTAAATCGAATCATCAGTGTAATGGTAAATAATCATCCTGCAGCAAGGCCACAAACGGGATTATCTCAGGCTGATATTGTTTATGAGATTTTAGCAGAAGGTCAAACGACGAGATTTTTAGCGATGTTCCACAGTGAAAAGCCTGAAATTGTTGGCCCAGTTAGAAGTGCGCGCCCGTATTATTTTAAAATAGCTGACGATTACGATGCACTATATGTTTATCATGGTGCAGCTAATTTTATCGAGGATATGCTTAAAGCTGGTGCTGCTGATCATTTAAATGGTTCATATTATGATAATGATGGTCATTTATTTAAACGAGAATCATTTCGAAAAGCACCGCATAATTCATATTTAATTTTTGACTCGGTAGCGGAAGTAGCTCAAGGAAAAGGGTATGAAGTCGAGTTTGAACATACACCACATACATTTTTATCTGAGGAAGAGATTGAACAATTGTCGGGAGATCGTGCTACTGAAGTAATATTTTATTACGGGAAAGAAGATGTTCGTTATCGCTATGATCATGTAGCTGGGATTTATACGCGATACAATGGAGATGAACAAACTGTTGAATTAAATGATCAAACGCCGATTCAACTTAGCAATATTTTTATTATAGAAACAGATCACAAGATAGTTGATGATGAGGGTAGGCGTGAAATTGATTTAGAGACAGGTGGAAATGCTTATTTATTACAAAAAGGTTTAATCCACAAACTTGAATGGCAGAATGTTGATGGGTACCTTTTACCGATGAAGGATGGTCAAGTAGTTCCATATGTCCCGGGGAAAACATGGGTTAATGTGATCCCGACAAGTCCAGGGTTAGAAGGTGTCTCTGTTACAGAGTAG
- the pcrB gene encoding heptaprenylglyceryl phosphate synthase, with product MYNRKAWKHVFKLDPAKSLTSDQIREVCQSGTDAIVVGGTDNVTLEGVINLLSQIRMYSIPCVLEVSTVDAITPGFDFYDIPIVLNSQEKKWVLDAQHQAIKQFGPMIDWSELTTEGYVILNPEAKAYQLTNCYLPDREDVIAYAQMAEQMFNLPILYLEYSGTYGDPELVRQVKQHLNKTQLVYGGGITTLEQAKEMAQYADTIVVGNSLYDNFAESIETVHVKK from the coding sequence TTGTATAATCGAAAGGCATGGAAGCATGTATTTAAATTAGATCCGGCTAAATCTCTAACGAGTGATCAAATTAGAGAAGTTTGTCAGTCTGGTACTGATGCGATTGTTGTTGGAGGAACGGATAATGTTACACTAGAGGGCGTTATTAATTTACTCAGTCAGATTCGTATGTACTCAATACCTTGTGTGCTTGAGGTATCAACTGTAGATGCCATCACACCAGGATTTGATTTTTATGATATTCCGATAGTTTTAAATAGTCAGGAGAAAAAGTGGGTGCTTGACGCTCAGCATCAGGCAATTAAACAATTTGGCCCGATGATTGATTGGTCTGAATTGACAACTGAAGGTTATGTTATTTTAAATCCTGAGGCAAAAGCCTATCAATTAACAAATTGCTACTTGCCAGATCGAGAAGATGTGATCGCTTATGCTCAGATGGCTGAACAGATGTTTAACTTACCGATTTTATATTTAGAGTATAGTGGTACATATGGCGATCCAGAATTAGTTCGTCAGGTAAAACAACACTTAAACAAAACACAGCTCGTCTATGGTGGCGGGATAACAACGCTTGAACAAGCAAAGGAAATGGCTCAATATGCTGATACGATAGTCGTTGGGAATAGTCTTTATGATAATTTTGCTGAATCAATTGAGACAGTTCACGTAAAAAAATAA
- a CDS encoding YerC/YecD family TrpR-related protein: MQIDKLRGEQLDQLFDAILSLKDREECYQFFDDLATMNEVQALAQRLSVAKMLDEGETYQEIANQSKASTATISRVKRCLQYGSGGYRIVLDRLSGQQKEDK; the protein is encoded by the coding sequence GTGCAAATTGATAAATTACGTGGTGAGCAGCTCGATCAGTTATTCGATGCAATTTTGTCATTAAAGGATCGAGAAGAGTGCTATCAATTTTTCGATGATTTGGCAACAATGAATGAGGTACAAGCACTAGCGCAAAGATTGTCAGTTGCCAAAATGCTAGATGAAGGTGAAACGTACCAAGAAATTGCAAATCAATCAAAGGCATCAACAGCAACAATATCTCGAGTTAAACGTTGCTTGCAATATGGAAGCGGAGGTTACCGCATTGTGCTTGATCGCTTAAGTGGTCAGCAGAAGGAGGACAAATAA